In Candidatus Omnitrophota bacterium, one DNA window encodes the following:
- a CDS encoding GLUG motif-containing protein, with the protein MVADAYSTHYLFIPNGVDNGNNYNILVDPIWDGGGTTYKWSEAANWDGNVIPNGNAVTFNGISIKDSIVDAAFTNSILSLTIDATYTGTISLANNLTITGSGTCFSQAGGTFNETNDIYGAVAYNVIHANGSLSKTGGTFNGPSNPNGATTPAYRIETEADLQLFYTVDLSLDYVQTADITLTQDFTEYAINGFNGKYNGYGYTIANLTISLSTTDNVGLFGTAAGTFANLYLRNIYLTNVNITGQNNVGALVGYIYNGNSTISNCYSTGTVTGTGSYVGGLIGQINVDEVTSYTAAISGSYSTANVSGASYVGGLIGYSVAGEVGQTISISSSYATGTVTGTGDYIGGLVGRNYAAGGSTTISSSYATGNVSSTALSTYVGGLVGSNDMHPEFFGTATIDNSYAIGTVSANGGGFAGDDQIGGISNSYFTDYNHDNSYGTLASGADTVWTWTGAGDGTTWASAA; encoded by the coding sequence ACTCGTAGACCCTATATGGGATGGTGGCGGAACTACCTATAAGTGGTCTGAAGCTGCTAACTGGGATGGCAACGTAATACCTAACGGTAATGCCGTTACCTTTAATGGCATCTCTATCAAGGACTCCATTGTAGATGCCGCATTTACCAATAGTATTCTCTCTTTAACCATAGACGCGACCTATACAGGTACTATATCACTGGCTAATAACCTTACCATTACAGGCTCCGGCACATGCTTTAGCCAGGCAGGCGGCACTTTTAATGAGACAAATGATATATATGGTGCAGTTGCTTATAACGTAATACACGCTAATGGCTCTCTATCTAAAACAGGCGGCACCTTTAATGGGCCATCCAATCCTAACGGGGCTACTACCCCCGCCTACCGCATAGAAACTGAGGCAGATCTTCAATTATTCTATACCGTAGATTTATCCTTAGATTATGTTCAGACAGCTGATATTACACTAACACAAGATTTTACTGAATATGCAATAAACGGGTTCAATGGTAAATATAACGGTTATGGTTATACTATTGCCAACCTTACGATAAGTCTTTCTACAACTGATAACGTCGGGCTTTTTGGCACTGCCGCCGGAACTTTCGCTAATCTATATCTTAGAAATATATACCTTACAAATGTCAATATAACAGGCCAAAATAATGTAGGCGCTCTTGTCGGATATATCTACAACGGTAACAGCACTATTTCCAATTGCTATTCCACTGGCACTGTTACGGGAACCGGCAGTTATGTGGGTGGGTTGATAGGTCAAATTAATGTTGATGAAGTAACTTCCTATACGGCGGCTATTTCCGGATCTTATTCCACGGCGAATGTTTCAGGGGCCAGCTATGTGGGTGGATTAATAGGGTATTCTGTGGCTGGCGAGGTTGGACAAACTATATCAATTTCTTCAAGCTACGCCACTGGCACTGTTACAGGAACAGGAGATTATATAGGTGGATTGGTAGGGCGCAACTACGCTGCCGGAGGATCCACTACTATTTCAAGCTCTTATGCCACAGGTAATGTTTCATCTACAGCATTAAGCACTTATGTGGGTGGGCTGGTAGGAAGTAATGATATGCACCCGGAGTTTTTTGGGACAGCAACTATCGATAACTCTTATGCCATAGGAACAGTTTCCGCTAATGGCGGCGGATTTGCGGGAGATGATCAAATCGGCGGTATCTCAAATTCTTACTTCACCGACTACAACCACGATAACTCATATGGCACTTTAGCATCGGGTGCGGATACTGTGTGGACATGGACAGGCGCAGGAGACGGCACAACTTGGGCAAGCGCGGCT